Below is a genomic region from Microbacterium galbinum.
GAAACGCAGATCGCCCACTACAGTCAAGTGCGTCGTCCAACCCGAGACGGTCGAAGTCTGTGCGAAGGTGCACTCACCCTGGAGGTTGCGTGGGATCCACAACAATCGCCGTCCACCGGAAGAAGCCGTGGCTGGTCGCGTTCATCGGAGTGCTGCTCGCACTCGGCGCGATCCTCATGCAGCCGCCGCTCGCCGCCTCGGCAGAGACGACAGACGACGGTCAAGAGGTCACCGACTTCTACTTCGGCGGGGTCATCACCTTCGACGACGAGCCGGTCGAGGGCGTCGAGCTCTCGGTCTCCGGCAGCGGCTTCGAGGGTGAGACCGAGACGGATGCCGAGGGCAAGTGGCGCCTGTACGTGCCCGAGAAGGAGACGTACACGATCACGGTGAACGAGGAGACGCTCCCCGACGGTGTGATCGTCGACGCGTCGCTCCTCCCCGAGGGCACGCAGCCGATCTCCGGCACGACGGCATCGTTCGAGGTGGAGTTCGGTCTCACCGGAACCAAGATCCTCAACCTCTTCCTCGGCGAGGGCGAGCGCATCACCGTCAGCTTCATCGACCAGCTGGCGTCGCGACTCGTGGGCGGCCTGAACTTCGGCCTGCTCCTCGCACTCGCGTCGATGGGCGCGGCGCTCATCTACGGCACGACGCGACTGTCGAACTTCGCACACGCCGAGATGGTCACCTGGGGCGGGCTCGTCGGAGTCGTGACGACCTCCCTCTGGATGCTTCCTCCGTGGCTCGGCATCGCCGCGGCCGTGATCGCCGGCGGTCTGCTGGGCTGGGCCATGGATGCCGGTCTCTGGCGTCCGTTGCGGCGTCGCGGGCTGGGAGTCGTGCAGCTGATGATCGTCAGCATCGGCCTCTCGCTCGCGCTCCGCTACCTCTTCCAGTACATGATCGGTGGCGGCACCTACCAGCTCCCGGGCGCGAGCCCCGAGCCCATCCGGCTCGGACCCATCTCCTTGTCGTACATCGACATGATCGCGATGGGCGTCAGCATCGTCGTGATCATCGGGGTGGCGTTCTTCCTCACTCGCACTCGGGTCGGTAAGGCCACGCGGGCGATCTCAGACAACCCGCAGCTCGCCGCCGCATCCGGCATCGATGTCGACCGGGTCGTCCGGTACGTCTGGATCCTCGCCGGAACGCTCGCCGCGATCTCGGGCGTGCTCTGGGGCTACTTCCGCCCCGGAGTGACCTGGAACATGGGCATGCAGATGCTGCTGCTCATCTTCGCCGCGATCACGCTCGGCGGTCTCGGCACCGCCTTCGGCGCGCTCGTCGGCTCGCTCATCGTGGGTATGGCCGTCGAAGTGTCGACCCTCTGGATCCCCTCCGACCTGAAGTACGCGAGCGCCCTGGTCATCCTCATCGTGATCCTTCTCGTCAGACCGCAGGGCCTGCTCGGCCGCAAGGAAAGGTTGGGCTGATCATCATGGACTTCGGATCCATCTTCACCAACACGGCCGCTTACCTCTTCAGCCCCATCACGCTGGCATACGCGCTGGCCGCCACGGGCCTCGCCGTGCACTTCGGCTACGCCGGACTGCTCAACTTCGGCATGGCGGCCTTCATGGCCATCGGCGGCTACGGCTACGCGATCTCCGTGCTCTCGTTCGGGCTGCCGTGGTTCGTGGGCATGCTCATCGGCCTGCTCGGTGGCGCGCTCTTCGCCGTGCTCCTCGGCATCCCGACCCTGCGTCTGCGCGCCGACTACCTGGCCATCGCCACGATCGCGGCCGGCGAGATCGTGCGCCTGCTCTTCACCACGCAGGTCTTCGACGAGTTCACGAACTCCGCCGACGGCCTCGCGCAGTACAACGGCGGCTTCCGCGATGCGAACCCGTTCCCCCCGGGAACCTACGGGTTCGGCCCGTGGACGTACACGGCCAACGACCTGTGGAACCGCGTGTTCGGGCTCATCGTGCTCGCCCTCGCCGTGCTCCTCGTCTGGGCGCTGATGCGCAGCCCCTGGGGGCGCGTGCTCAAGGGCATCCGCGAGGACGAGGACGCCGTGCGTTCGCTCGGCAAGAACGTCTTCGCCTACAAGATGCAGGCGCTGGTCGTCGGCGGTGTGCTCGGCGCGGCAGGCGGAATCGTCTTCGTCCTCCCGTCGGCGGTCGTCCCCGGCAGCTACTCGACGTCGCTGACGTTCTTCCTCTGGACGATCCTCCTGCTCGGCGGCGCGGCCACCGTGTTCGGCCCGACGCTCGGAGCGGTCCTGTTCTGGGTGGTCAACGCGTTCCTCGCGAGCCTCCTGCCGCAGCTGGCGAACGCCGGCCTGCTGCCGATGACCGACAAGCAGGCGGCGACCGTCGTCTACATCGTCGTCGGCGTCGCACTCATGCTGCTCGTGATCTTCCGCCCGCAGGGCATCCTCGGAGACAAGAGGGAGATGACCTTTGTCAAGTGAACTGACCCCCGAGCCGGCCGCCGCGCCGGCGACGGGAAGCATCAAGCGTCCGAAGACCACCGGTCTGACGAAGGGCGAGGTCAAGCCCGGCGTCGCCAAGGTCGACCCGATCCTCGTTGTCGACGCGGTGCAGCGGCGATTCGGCGGCATGACCGCCGTCGACGTCGAGCACCTCGAGATCCCCCGCGGCGCCATCACGGCGCTCATCGGACCGAACGGCGCGGGCAAGACCACCCTCTTCAACCTGCTCTGCGGTTTCGACAGGCCCAACAGCGGCACCTGGTCGTTCGACGGCAAGAACCTGTCGGGCATCCCGTCGTTCAAGGTGGCCCGCATGGGTCAGGTGCGCACGTTCCAGCTCACGAAGTCGCTGTCGCTGCTCACGGTCCTCGAGAACATGAAGCTCGGAGCCACCGGGCAGCGCGGAGAGGGCTTCTGGTCGAGCCTGTTCCCCTTCCTCTGGCGCGCGCAGGACACCGAGATCGAGGGCAAGGCGCGTGAGCTGCTCGCGCGCTTCAAGCTCGACGCCAAGGAGAAGGACTTCGCCGCCGCGCTCTCGGGCGGTCAGCGCAAGCTCCTCGAGATGGCCCGGGCGCTCATGAGCGACCCGACGCTGGTGATGCTCGACGAGCCGATGGCCGGCGTGAACCCGGCCCTCACCCAGTCGCTGCTCGACCACATCCTCGACCTCAAGGATCAGGGCATGACCGTGCTCTTCGTCGAGCACGACATGCACATGGTGCGCCACATCGCCGACTGGGTCGTCGTCATGGCCGAGGGCCGCGTCGTCGCCGAAGGTCCGCCCGACCAGGTGATGGACGACCCCGCGGTCATCGACGCGTACCTCGGCGCCCACCAGGACGTCGACCTCGGTGCCGTCACCGGTCGCATTCCGGTCGTCGCCGACGCCGAGGCTGCGCGCATCCGCGAACAGATCGAGGCCGAGGCAGAGGCAGAGCTCGAGGCGACGGATCCCGTCGACTCCGACACGAAGGACAACGCATGAGCGAAGACAAGGTGGTCGTCGAACTCACGGACGTCCACGCGGGCTACCTTCCCGGCGTGAACATCCTCAACGGGGCGAATCTCGTCGCGCGTCAGGGCGAGCTGATCGGCATCATCGGCCCGAACGGCGCCGGCAAATCGACGCTGCTCAAGGCGATGTTCGGCCTCGTCAACGTGCGCGGTGGAGAGATCACGCTGAACGGCGAGAGCATCGTGGGCCTCAAGGCCGACAAGCTCGTCAAGCGCGGGGTGGCCTTCGTGCCGCAGACGAACAACGTCTTCCCTTCGCTGTCGATCGAGGAGAACCTGCAGATGGGGCTCTACCAGAACCCCAAGATCTACGCGGAGCGCCTCGAGTTCGTCACCGGCATCTTCGCCGAGCTGGGTAAGCGTCTCAAGCAGCGCGCCGGGTCGCTCTCGGGCGGTGAGCGGCAGATGGTCGCGATGTCGCGGGCGCTCATGATGGACCCGTCGGTGCTGCTGCTCGACGAGCCCTCGGCCGGCCTCTCCCCCGTGCGTCAGGACGACGCGTTCATCCGCGTCTCGGACATCAACAAGGCGGGTGTGACGACGATCATGGTCGAGCAGAACGCTCGCCGTTGCCTGCAGATCTGCGACCGCGGTTACGTGCTCGACCAGGGCAAGGACGCGTACGAAGGCACCGGGCGCGAGCTGTTGAGCGACCCCAAGGTCATCGGACTGTACCTCGGGACGCTCGCCGACGACGTCGCCTGAGCGCTTCGACGAGGGGCGGGATGCTTCGGCATCCCGCCCCTTTCGCATGCCGCACGGCGGTGCAGTCATGGCTACCTGCCCGCACGAGGAAGGCCCCGGATGCGAGCATCCGGGGCCTTCCGAGTGATCGGTCGATCAACTCATCGATTCGATCAGTTGGTGCGCTCGATGGTGTTGCCCGCGACGTACTTGTAGATGCCGATGGTGGCGCCCTGCGGGTCGCCGTTCTCGTCGAACGTCACGTCGCCGGAGTAGCCGTCGTAGTCGGCCGTGCCGCCGTCGGTGATGATCTTGGCGCACTCGGCGAAGCTGGTGCACTTCTCACCGTCGCCCGAACCGCCCGAGATCTCCTGCATCTTGGCCGCGATGTCGGCGCCCTCGGTCGAACCGGCCGCGAGCGACGCGAGCGCCACCAGGATCACGGCGTCGTAGGCCTCGGCCGCGTAGGTGAAGTCCTTCACCTCGGGGTTGCCGGCAGCCGTCCACGACGCCTGCAGGCGATCCGTGAAGTCGTCCTCGAGTGCAGGACCCGCCTTCGTGCCCTGCGCGCCCTCGAGCGAGACCGAGATCTCGTCGCCGTAGTCGGACAGGTTGCCGTCGACCATGTAGAACTTGTCGGCCGAGATGCCGGCGTTCACCAGCAGCGGCGCGATGGTCTTGAACTGCTCGAACGACACGATCGCGACGGCGTCCGGGTTCTGGGCCTTGATCGACTCGACCTGCGCATCGAACTGCGCATCGCCGACGTTGAACGAGACCGACTCGACGACCTCGCCGCCGGTGCCCTCGAACGTCGTGGTGAGCGCGTCGTTCAGGCCGGTGCCGTAGGCGTCGTTCTGGTAGATGATGCCGAGCGTCTTGGCGCCGTCCTCGGCGATCAGGTTGCCGAGCACCTCGCCCTGCAGCAGGTCGCTGGGGGCGGTGCGGAAGTAGAGTCCGTCGTCCTCCCAGGCGGTGAAGTCGGGGGACGTGTTCGACGCCGAGATCTGGAGGATCCCCGCGCTCACGTTTCCGTCGAGCACCAGCTTCGAGACACCGGAGGCGGCCGCACCGACGATCGCACTGACGTCAGCGTTGCGCAGCTTCTCGATCGACGTCTCGTACGCCTTGGT
It encodes:
- a CDS encoding branched-chain amino acid ABC transporter permease, whose protein sequence is MDFGSIFTNTAAYLFSPITLAYALAATGLAVHFGYAGLLNFGMAAFMAIGGYGYAISVLSFGLPWFVGMLIGLLGGALFAVLLGIPTLRLRADYLAIATIAAGEIVRLLFTTQVFDEFTNSADGLAQYNGGFRDANPFPPGTYGFGPWTYTANDLWNRVFGLIVLALAVLLVWALMRSPWGRVLKGIREDEDAVRSLGKNVFAYKMQALVVGGVLGAAGGIVFVLPSAVVPGSYSTSLTFFLWTILLLGGAATVFGPTLGAVLFWVVNAFLASLLPQLANAGLLPMTDKQAATVVYIVVGVALMLLVIFRPQGILGDKREMTFVK
- a CDS encoding ABC transporter ATP-binding protein; protein product: MSSELTPEPAAAPATGSIKRPKTTGLTKGEVKPGVAKVDPILVVDAVQRRFGGMTAVDVEHLEIPRGAITALIGPNGAGKTTLFNLLCGFDRPNSGTWSFDGKNLSGIPSFKVARMGQVRTFQLTKSLSLLTVLENMKLGATGQRGEGFWSSLFPFLWRAQDTEIEGKARELLARFKLDAKEKDFAAALSGGQRKLLEMARALMSDPTLVMLDEPMAGVNPALTQSLLDHILDLKDQGMTVLFVEHDMHMVRHIADWVVVMAEGRVVAEGPPDQVMDDPAVIDAYLGAHQDVDLGAVTGRIPVVADAEAARIREQIEAEAEAELEATDPVDSDTKDNA
- a CDS encoding ABC transporter substrate-binding protein — encoded protein: MKALKGSRTAKIFAGIALVSASALVIAGCSSTPSDDSSDGGAPATDLTLKLGSLLPKTGSLAFLGPPMESGVGLAVEEVNAAEAGITIDLTAEDEGDTDTKAYETSIEKLRNADVSAIVGAAASGVSKLVLDGNVSAGILQISASNTSPDFTAWEDDGLYFRTAPSDLLQGEVLGNLIAEDGAKTLGIIYQNDAYGTGLNDALTTTFEGTGGEVVESVSFNVGDAQFDAQVESIKAQNPDAVAIVSFEQFKTIAPLLVNAGISADKFYMVDGNLSDYGDEISVSLEGAQGTKAGPALEDDFTDRLQASWTAAGNPEVKDFTYAAEAYDAVILVALASLAAGSTEGADIAAKMQEISGGSGDGEKCTSFAECAKIITDGGTADYDGYSGDVTFDENGDPQGATIGIYKYVAGNTIERTN
- a CDS encoding ABC transporter ATP-binding protein; this translates as MSEDKVVVELTDVHAGYLPGVNILNGANLVARQGELIGIIGPNGAGKSTLLKAMFGLVNVRGGEITLNGESIVGLKADKLVKRGVAFVPQTNNVFPSLSIEENLQMGLYQNPKIYAERLEFVTGIFAELGKRLKQRAGSLSGGERQMVAMSRALMMDPSVLLLDEPSAGLSPVRQDDAFIRVSDINKAGVTTIMVEQNARRCLQICDRGYVLDQGKDAYEGTGRELLSDPKVIGLYLGTLADDVA
- a CDS encoding branched-chain amino acid ABC transporter permease, which codes for MQPPLAASAETTDDGQEVTDFYFGGVITFDDEPVEGVELSVSGSGFEGETETDAEGKWRLYVPEKETYTITVNEETLPDGVIVDASLLPEGTQPISGTTASFEVEFGLTGTKILNLFLGEGERITVSFIDQLASRLVGGLNFGLLLALASMGAALIYGTTRLSNFAHAEMVTWGGLVGVVTTSLWMLPPWLGIAAAVIAGGLLGWAMDAGLWRPLRRRGLGVVQLMIVSIGLSLALRYLFQYMIGGGTYQLPGASPEPIRLGPISLSYIDMIAMGVSIVVIIGVAFFLTRTRVGKATRAISDNPQLAAASGIDVDRVVRYVWILAGTLAAISGVLWGYFRPGVTWNMGMQMLLLIFAAITLGGLGTAFGALVGSLIVGMAVEVSTLWIPSDLKYASALVILIVILLVRPQGLLGRKERLG